In Halalkalicoccus sp. NIPERK01, one DNA window encodes the following:
- a CDS encoding class I SAM-dependent methyltransferase: MPSHANRHFPLSIENIALNPDLSPRVCSLLTRVDFISSVGVVTSMNTQQQQTREAWDAIAAGYDEFVTPTHRPVSKTALDTAGLQRGMRFLDVAAGTGALSLPAARIGAEVVATDISPAMVEHLEARAKAMGFPNVEARVMDGHALELEDDTFDVSGSQYGVMLFPDLPRALGEMVRVTTPGGRVFIVVFGDPEEVEFLGFFMRAMRTVIPDFEGLPLDPTPLPFQVSDPRKLRQRLREAGLKEVHVETVAEELEFDSGHHLWDWLMNSNPIAGALVADTTEEQRIAARKVLDEMLRARAGETGPAVLTQPVHIGIGTK, from the coding sequence ATGCCATCGCACGCCAATCGGCACTTTCCCCTATCTATCGAGAATATCGCTCTGAACCCAGATCTCTCTCCTCGAGTGTGTTCGTTGTTAACAAGGGTCGATTTTATCTCCTCAGTGGGCGTAGTTACGTCGATGAACACTCAACAACAGCAAACACGGGAAGCCTGGGATGCAATCGCGGCGGGTTATGACGAGTTCGTCACCCCCACACATAGGCCCGTTTCGAAGACGGCCCTGGACACCGCGGGTCTTCAACGGGGGATGCGTTTTTTGGACGTAGCGGCGGGTACCGGCGCCCTCAGCCTTCCCGCGGCGCGGATCGGCGCAGAAGTGGTCGCGACGGATATCTCCCCTGCTATGGTTGAGCACCTCGAAGCACGTGCGAAAGCGATGGGATTCCCCAACGTAGAGGCACGGGTCATGGACGGCCATGCTCTCGAACTGGAGGACGACACCTTCGATGTCTCCGGCTCGCAGTATGGAGTCATGCTCTTTCCGGACCTTCCACGGGCGCTGGGGGAGATGGTACGCGTCACTACGCCCGGGGGCCGCGTCTTCATCGTCGTGTTTGGCGATCCGGAGGAGGTGGAGTTCCTCGGCTTCTTTATGCGTGCCATGCGCACTGTCATCCCCGACTTCGAAGGACTCCCGTTGGATCCCACGCCGCTCCCATTTCAGGTGTCGGACCCCCGGAAGCTACGCCAGCGTCTCCGAGAGGCGGGCCTGAAGGAGGTGCATGTAGAAACGGTCGCCGAAGAGCTGGAGTTCGACTCTGGGCATCACCTATGGGACTGGCTGATGAACAGCAACCCCATTGCTGGGGCGCTGGTGGCCGACACCACCGAGGAGCAGCGGATCGCTGCCCGGAAGGTGTTGGATGAGATGCTCCGCGCGCGAGCGGGGGAGACCGGCCCCGCCGTCCTCACCCAACCGGTACACATCGGTATCGGAACGAAGTGA
- a CDS encoding VOC family protein, producing MTADNETKSLTESERKITPNLWFDDTAEEATEFYVATFDNTKIGPISRYDAAAAEAAGRPEGSVLTVDFELDGQQFVALNGGPGFTFNPAISFIVNCSTETEVDTLWERLSDGGEVLMPLDAYPFSDRYGWVQDRYGVSWQLILTDPEGEWRPKFTPSMLFVGDNCGNAEEAMDFYTTIFTDTSVGQIARYGPDHDPDEEGTIMYADFQLESQWFAAADSAQAHEFAFNEAISFIVHCETQQEVDYYWENLTADGGTKGECGWLTDKYGVSWQIVPTVLSELLQDEDAAKAHRVVEAMLEMKRIDITGLQRAAN from the coding sequence ATGACCGCAGATAATGAAACCAAAAGCCTGACCGAATCCGAGCGGAAAATCACCCCGAACCTGTGGTTCGACGACACGGCCGAGGAGGCAACAGAATTCTACGTCGCAACCTTCGATAACACAAAAATCGGTCCGATCAGCCGATACGATGCGGCGGCAGCAGAAGCCGCTGGACGGCCGGAGGGCAGTGTCCTGACCGTTGACTTCGAACTCGACGGCCAGCAATTCGTCGCGCTCAACGGCGGCCCAGGGTTCACCTTCAATCCGGCCATATCCTTCATCGTCAACTGCTCGACGGAAACCGAGGTCGACACACTCTGGGAACGGCTATCGGACGGCGGCGAGGTACTGATGCCACTGGATGCGTACCCGTTCAGCGACCGATACGGCTGGGTACAGGACAGGTACGGGGTGTCATGGCAGTTGATCTTGACCGATCCTGAAGGCGAGTGGCGACCCAAATTCACGCCGTCGATGCTGTTCGTCGGCGATAACTGTGGGAACGCGGAAGAGGCGATGGACTTCTACACCACCATATTCACCGACACATCCGTGGGACAGATCGCGCGATACGGCCCGGATCACGACCCGGACGAGGAAGGAACGATCATGTACGCCGATTTCCAGCTCGAAAGCCAGTGGTTCGCGGCGGCGGACAGCGCACAGGCCCACGAGTTCGCCTTCAACGAGGCGATCTCGTTCATCGTCCACTGCGAGACACAGCAGGAAGTCGATTATTACTGGGAGAACCTCACCGCGGACGGCGGGACGAAAGGCGAATGCGGCTGGCTCACGGACAAATACGGTGTCTCCTGGCAGATCGTCCCCACCGTCTTATCCGAGCTGTTGCAGGACGAGGACGCTGCGAAAGCACACCGAGTGGTGGAAGCAATGCTGGAGATGAAGAGAATCGACATTACAGGGTTACAACGGGCCGCTAACTAG
- a CDS encoding orc1/cdc6 family replication initiation protein produces MLDVEEETSVFVNRDLVEPDTIIDEERIVGRDEQLESVVSFLKPTLQGNRPPNMLLYGPAGTGKSLIIGAVTQQIIELCQSKGERFGVVDINCQPINTLDQAVYELVQTVAKDVGAAIGVPETGVSTKRKYRRLYELINDHYDSVIFILDEIDLLVGRRSNEEPAYSKLLYQLSRASNTNEIEGRVSVAALTNDPKFMEDIDGRAESSFNPRDVYFPDYDANQLREILGNRRDAFRQDTLEDDVIPLVAAFAAQSHGDARKAIDLFRGAGDLADERGDAVVREDHVRESQEEIDKDRSLKLVEGLTTQKKISLYSTAAVACYSNRSRSSVPSPVGFKVYQWVTDELDADQMTRETYVKYVKELSTYGLVSTARKSRGRGGGMYMEFTFTGDPEAMMSRIVDDTRLEAIAEQGELLRTVVNSQLKQFHEK; encoded by the coding sequence ATGCTCGACGTCGAGGAGGAGACATCGGTGTTCGTAAATCGGGATCTCGTCGAGCCGGACACGATCATCGATGAGGAGCGAATCGTGGGCCGCGACGAGCAGCTCGAATCCGTCGTGTCGTTTCTGAAGCCGACGCTCCAAGGAAACCGCCCCCCGAATATGCTTCTGTACGGTCCCGCTGGAACGGGAAAATCGCTAATCATCGGTGCAGTCACGCAGCAAATCATCGAACTCTGCCAATCCAAGGGCGAACGATTCGGCGTGGTCGATATCAACTGCCAGCCGATCAACACCCTTGATCAGGCGGTGTACGAACTCGTCCAGACCGTCGCGAAGGATGTCGGCGCAGCGATCGGCGTTCCTGAGACGGGCGTTTCTACGAAGCGCAAGTACCGACGTCTGTACGAACTCATCAACGACCATTACGACTCGGTCATTTTCATCCTCGACGAGATCGACCTCCTGGTCGGCCGACGATCAAACGAGGAACCCGCCTATTCGAAACTGCTGTATCAGTTGTCGCGCGCGAGTAATACGAACGAGATCGAAGGACGAGTCTCGGTCGCAGCGCTGACGAACGACCCGAAGTTCATGGAGGACATCGACGGTCGTGCCGAGAGTTCGTTCAATCCTCGCGACGTCTACTTCCCCGACTACGATGCCAACCAATTGCGCGAAATCCTCGGTAATCGTCGTGACGCATTCCGCCAGGATACACTAGAAGACGACGTAATCCCGCTTGTCGCTGCATTTGCGGCGCAGAGTCACGGTGACGCCCGAAAAGCGATCGATCTGTTCCGTGGTGCCGGCGACCTAGCGGACGAACGCGGTGACGCGGTGGTTCGCGAGGACCACGTTCGTGAGTCCCAAGAAGAGATCGACAAAGACCGCTCGTTGAAACTCGTTGAGGGACTAACGACGCAGAAAAAGATCTCGCTATACTCCACGGCTGCTGTCGCCTGTTACTCGAATCGGTCGCGAAGTTCTGTCCCGAGCCCAGTAGGGTTCAAGGTGTACCAGTGGGTGACTGACGAACTTGATGCCGATCAGATGACGCGGGAGACGTATGTCAAGTATGTCAAGGAGCTCTCCACGTATGGTCTGGTATCAACGGCTCGGAAGAGTCGCGGTCGCGGTGGCGGGATGTACATGGAGTTCACGTTCACAGGTGATCCCGAAGCGATGATGAGCCGGATTGTCGACGACACGCGCCTGGAAGCGATTGCCGAACAGGGAGAACTCCTCCGAACAGTCGTCAATTCCCAACTGAAGCAGTTCCACGAAAAGTGA